One genomic region from Eptesicus fuscus isolate TK198812 chromosome 4, DD_ASM_mEF_20220401, whole genome shotgun sequence encodes:
- the MDH2 gene encoding malate dehydrogenase, mitochondrial isoform X1, translated as MLSALARPAGAALRRSFSTSAQNNAKVAVLGASGGIGQPLSLLLKNSPLVSRLTLYDIAHTPGVAADLSHIETRATVKGYLGPEQLPDCLKGCDLVVIPAGVPRKPGMTRDDLFNTNATIVATLTAACAQNCPEAMICVIANPVNSTIPITSEVFKKHGVYNPNKIFGVTTLDVVRANAFVAELKGLDPARVNVPVIGGHAGKTIIPLISQCTPKVDFPQDQLTTLTGRIQEAGTEVVKAKAGAGSATLSMAYAGARFVFSLLDAINGKEGVVECSFVKSQETDCTYFSTPLLLGKKGVEKNLGIGKISSFEEKMIAEAIPELKASIKKGEDFVKNMK; from the exons ATGCTCTCCGCCCTCGCTCGGCCTGCCGGCGCCGCTCTCCGCCGCAGCTTCAGCACCTCGGCCCAG AACAATGCTAAAGTAGCTGTGCTCGGGGCTTCTGGAGGAATTGGGCAGCCCCTTTCACTTCTCCTGAAGAATAGCCCTTTGGTGAGCCGCCTGACCCTCTATGATATTGCTCATACACCTGGAGTGGCTGCAGATTTGAGCCACATTGAGACCAGAGCGACTGTGAAAG GCTACCTCGGACCTGAGCAACTGCCAGACTGCCTGAAAGGTTGTGATTTGGTGGTTATTCCAGCTGGAGTCCCGAGAAAACCAG GCATGACTCGGGATGACCTTTTCAACACCAATGCCACAATTGTGGCCACCCTGACTGCTGCCTGTGCCCAGAATTGCCCTGAGGCCATGATCTGTGTCATTGCAAATCCG GTTAACTCCACCATCCCAATCACATCTGAAGTTTTTAAGAAGCATGGAGTATACAACCCTAATAAGATATTTGGGGTGACAACCCTGGACGTTGTCAGAGCCAATGCTTTTGTTGCAGAACTGAAG GGTTTGGATCCAGCTCGAGTCAATGTTCCTGTCATTGGCGGCCATGCTGGGAAGACCATCATCCCCCTGATCTCTCAG TGCACTCCCAAGGTGGACTTCCCCCAGGACCAGCTGACAACCCTCACTGGACGGATCCAGGAGGCTGGCACGGAGGTGGTCAAGGCTAAAGCTGGAGCAG GCTCTGCCACCCTGTCCATGGCATATGCTGGAGCCCGGTTCGTCTTTTCCCTTTTGGATGCAATCAACGGAAAGGAAGGAGTTGTCGAATGTTCCTTTGTTAAGTCCCAAGAAACGGACTGTACCTATTTCTCCACACCATTGCTGCTGGGG aaaaagGGTGTTGAGAAGAATCTAGGCATCGGCAAAATCTCCTCTTTTGAAGAGAAGATGATAGCTGAGGCCATTCCTGAGCTGAAAGCCTCAATCAAGAAAGGAGAAGACTTTGTAAAGAACATGAAATGA
- the MDH2 gene encoding malate dehydrogenase, mitochondrial isoform X2, which yields MTRDDLFNTNATIVATLTAACAQNCPEAMICVIANPVNSTIPITSEVFKKHGVYNPNKIFGVTTLDVVRANAFVAELKGLDPARVNVPVIGGHAGKTIIPLISQCTPKVDFPQDQLTTLTGRIQEAGTEVVKAKAGAGSATLSMAYAGARFVFSLLDAINGKEGVVECSFVKSQETDCTYFSTPLLLGKKGVEKNLGIGKISSFEEKMIAEAIPELKASIKKGEDFVKNMK from the exons ATGACTCGGGATGACCTTTTCAACACCAATGCCACAATTGTGGCCACCCTGACTGCTGCCTGTGCCCAGAATTGCCCTGAGGCCATGATCTGTGTCATTGCAAATCCG GTTAACTCCACCATCCCAATCACATCTGAAGTTTTTAAGAAGCATGGAGTATACAACCCTAATAAGATATTTGGGGTGACAACCCTGGACGTTGTCAGAGCCAATGCTTTTGTTGCAGAACTGAAG GGTTTGGATCCAGCTCGAGTCAATGTTCCTGTCATTGGCGGCCATGCTGGGAAGACCATCATCCCCCTGATCTCTCAG TGCACTCCCAAGGTGGACTTCCCCCAGGACCAGCTGACAACCCTCACTGGACGGATCCAGGAGGCTGGCACGGAGGTGGTCAAGGCTAAAGCTGGAGCAG GCTCTGCCACCCTGTCCATGGCATATGCTGGAGCCCGGTTCGTCTTTTCCCTTTTGGATGCAATCAACGGAAAGGAAGGAGTTGTCGAATGTTCCTTTGTTAAGTCCCAAGAAACGGACTGTACCTATTTCTCCACACCATTGCTGCTGGGG aaaaagGGTGTTGAGAAGAATCTAGGCATCGGCAAAATCTCCTCTTTTGAAGAGAAGATGATAGCTGAGGCCATTCCTGAGCTGAAAGCCTCAATCAAGAAAGGAGAAGACTTTGTAAAGAACATGAAATGA